The window ATCATGCCAGCTTCCGAGCGCTTCACTTTGTCTACCTCAGCGGCCTGGTCGGCCGGGGCCAGATTGCGGTGGATGACCGCCAGCCCGCCCATGCGGGCCAATCCAATGCCCATGGGCGCTTCGCTGACCGTATCCATAGCCGCCGAGAGGACAGGAATGTTCAGGTAAATGTCGCGCACCAGCCGGGTGCGCAAGCTGACATCGGCCGGCAGCACGCTGGAATAGCCTGGAACCAACAGCACGTCGTCGAACGTTAATGCCAGACCAGATATTTTTTGTTCAATTTCCATGAGTTGACCTCCCCAAGAATGGTTGCCAGAGAAAAAAGTGGGCGGTGAATGGCTCAAGTCTATTGGCCTGAGGTTTACCGCCCGGCTTCGCGCCGGGGTTTGGGCTTGTAGACGCGCGATTTCTTGCGGTCCAAAAAGGCCGGCAGTCTATCGTTGCGGGACAAAACAATCCACACGCCAACCAACGCCAGGCCCAGGGCGGCGAGCATGGAGTAAGTGATGAAGGTGCTGCCAACGGCCGTCTGGTCGGGCCGGAACAGCTCGATCCAGGCGCGGTTGCCGCCCCACCAGGCCAGGAAAAGGCCAAATAGTGTGCCGGTAGCCCAAACATCGCGGTAACGGCCGTTCAGCCACACCAACAAGCCAAAGCCAATAAATAACACAATGGACTCATACAAAAACGTCGGGTGGAACCGGGTTTCCAAAGGATAAGTCGCCAGATTGTTGTAAGGAGCGATGCGATGTGGGGTCTCAATCAAAATCCCCCAGGGTAATGTGGTGGGCGGGCCATACAACTCCTGATTGATAAAATTGCCCCAGCGCCCAATGGCCTGCGCCAGAAGCAGGGCCGGGCCGGCCACGTCGGCGTAATGCCAAAATTTCAGCCGCCGCCACTGCACGTAAACTGTGCCAACCACGGCCGCGCCAACGAAACCGCCCAGGATGTTGACGCCTCCCTGACGGATGTTGATGATGTCCATAAACGAGGTGTATTGGCCGCCATCTATCATGTCTAGCAGGACATAGGTCAGCCGGGCAAAGATGTAGCCGGAAAAAATAACCAGAATGGCGGCGTTAAGCAGATCATCCACACTCTGGCCTCGTTTTTCGATCTCGCGGCTGGCCCACCAGATACCGGCCAGTATTCCGGCCGTCACCAGGATGCCGTACCAGTAAATGGCGAAGCCATCGCCAATGGGAATGGTGAATGCTATGGGGTCAATTTGTATACCATCTAACATTGTGGGTTCCTTAATCTCATTTATTCAATATAGCCCAGAGCGCGCAATTGCTGGCGCAGTTGCTCGTCCATTTCGATTTCCGCGCCGGCGGAGAGCGTGTCGCGCTGCCGTTCCAGGTTGTTGGCTAAGCGCTCGATGGCCTGGTTCAGCACGGCCGTTTCCGCTGTCTGCGCGCTCATCACATTGTCCAATTCTAGCGGATCGGCCGCCAAATTAAAAAGCGCGTCGGGGATGGCGTCTACCTGCACCAGTTTTAAGGTGGTTTCACCGCTGGCCTGCACCACCGCCCGCCGCGGCGATAGGCAGCGAAATTGGGTCAATAACTGGGGCTGGCGGCTTTCGATGGCCTGGACAAAATTGAGCGGCGGATAAATTTCACTGTAGGCCGTACCTTGTTCGGGATCACGGCCGTCCACTGTGTTCAGCAGCGTCAGGCCATGTACCCGCACCGGGTCCAGATTGGCTTTTTCCGGCAGGCGGCCGGCGGCGTCTAAAATGGTGTGGAACACGCGCCGGGTACTCACCGGCGTCGCCAGCCGTTGGTTGGGCGACAGGCGGCGCGGCCACTGCATCATCAGCGGCACATGGACCAATTCCTGGTAGGCCACAAAGGCGTGGCCGAAGTGTTGGTGGTCGCCCAGGCCATCGCCGTGGTCGGCGACGATAATCGTGAGGGTGTCGGCGTGCTGGGAACGGCCGTTTAACACGCCCAACAACTCGCCCAGGTAATCATCCTGGTAGGCTACCTCGGCGTCGTACATGTCGTTCAGGACGCGCGATTCCAATTCGCCCAGCGGCTCGGCCAGCGGCGCGGCCCAACGGTACGCCTCGCGGTTCCAGGTGCGCATAATGTCGCGGGCTTCTTTGCTGTGGCGGAAATAGGGCAGCACGCGGTCCACCACATCGCCGGGCGGCCAGAAAGGGAGGTGGGTTTCCATGAGGTTGAGGAAGAGGAATAACGGCCGTTCCGTCTCCTGCTTCTCCCGTTCCCGCAAAAACTGGCTTACATCGCGCACTGAACGGGCATTCTGCCCCTTAAAATTCGCCAACTTAGACCACAACGGCGTTGTCCAACTATTCAGCGACAAGCGAAACGCCAGGTCCGAACGGCCAAAAAAGTTTTGCACCGGGTAGGAAATACGCCGCAAGAACTGCGTGTACCACTCGATGAGTTGGTCAACCGGCGCCGGCCAGGGTGACGCACTCTTCGGCAAACTGGGAAACGCGCCACCATAATTGTAAAACGTCTGGAAGCCCCGCTTGAAGCCGTTGTTCAGAATGCCCACCAGCGGGTTGTTGCAAAAACCTATCGTCTGGTAGCCGGCGTCGCTCAATACTTCCGCCAGGTGGGGGATGTCCGGGCTGAGCGTATGGGAGGATTGCGTTACCTGATGGGCTGTGGGATAAAGCCCGCTGAACAGCGAAGCATGGCTGGGGATGGTCCACTGAGCCGGGGAAACCGCCTGTTCAAAAACAACCCCCCGGTTGGCAAAACGATCTAGATTGGGGGTCAGGTCTGGTTTATAACCATACGCGCCGATCCTGTCGGCACGCTGTGTATCTAACACAATTAAAACGATGTCGGGTTTCTTCATAGACTGCGCTATCACTGTCGGGATGGGCTTAGATTGGACAAATCTTCTGAGATTTGTCCAATCTTCCGTATGTTAGTTAATTTTCATTCCTAACTATTTTTGCGCCACGTCAATTTCACTGGCGCGGGCGTTCTGGTTCACAACCAATGGGGGGCGATGGTTTGGCATTATTTCCACCAGACTCCGGTGATTTTACTCTGCCGCCAGACGATAACCAACCCCCCGCACGGTCTTGATCCAACGCGGAGCGGCCGGGTCCGCCTCTATTTTTTTGCGCAGGTAATGGATGTAGGGCTTCACGTTGTCAATGGCGGCCACGTCGCTCATTTGCCATGCCTGCCGCGCCAACTCCTCGGTTTTGACAACCCGCCCGGTATGTTCGGCCAGCACCACCAACAGATCAAACTCGCGGGGAGTCAGCTCAACAATCGCGCCGGCGACAAACACCTCATGGGTTGCCAGGTCCACGATCAATTCGCCATCGGCCAGTTCATAACGGCTGACGGCTCTGGCCTTGTCTTTGCCGCCAGACCGGCGCAAATGGGCCATCACCCGCGCCAATATCTCCGCCTGATCAAAGGGCTTGACAATGTAATCGTCGGCGCCCATTTCCAGGCCGCGCACCACATTGTCCACGCTGCCCAGGGCTGTTAAGAAGATGATGGGAATGTCAGTAAAGCTGCGTATCTGGCGGCACAATTCCCAGCCGCCCATGCTGGGAACCATCACGTCTAACAGGGCCAGATCAGGCGCGGCGGTACGCGCCAGGTCCAGGCCATCTTCGGCGGTGTAGGCTACCAGCGTCTTGTAGGCGCTTCTGAGAAGAATATGTTCAATGGTCTTGGCCAGCGCCGTGTCATCGTCCACGATGAGGATTGTCTGGCTCATAGGTTAATCGCCACCCAGGCCAAACCAGGCGAGGATGTTGCCTAACAGCGTCGCCTGCACGTCGGGCGGCAGGGCGACAAAGGGGAACATCACAAACACGGTTCGTTGATCAAACTCTTCATCGTACACAGCAAAACCGGCCACAGCGTCTGGTGTGTCGCTGGCGGGGCCACGCAGAAAAAAGTCGGCGGCGTCGTCGGTAAAGAGGCCGCCGAGGAGGTCGGACAGGATGGCGTCGTAAGTCTGGTCTAATGGGAAGATGTCGCCGGGGGTCAGGCCATCCAGCAAGACAGGGTCGCTGCCGCTGACCTGGACATCGGCGATGGGTGCGAGGGGCAGGCTGCTAAACAGGGAGGGAGCCGAGCCGGTGACAAAAACGGAACCGCCGGCGTCGAGATAGTCCAGGATAACGGCCGTACTCGCATCAAAAAAACCATCTTCGTTCTGGTAATCGCCGGTATCCCAAATGACCAGGGCGTAGCCATCTAGCATACCTTCTTCTAGCGGGCCATCGGCGCTGGCCGTCCAGGTGGTCACCACAAAACGAGGCAGCAGCAAATCCAGCAGGGCGTCGCCGCTGGAAACGCCGCCGTTCAGCGGGTCGCCATCGTCCTGCACAAACAAGAAAATCCCTTCGCCGGGCTGGCCGCCTTCGGCCAGTTCGCCTTCGCTTACGGCGAGGGTATAAGCGCCGCCACCTTCAAAAAAGTCGCGCACGACAATGGTATAGGTTCCGTCATCGGGGATGTCTATGCCTGACAGTTCTTCAGCCTCGCCGCTGAACGTGCCATCTTCGAGTTGCAGCAAGGTGTTATCGGGACCGTACAGTTCAATGACCAGGTCCATCTCTTCGCTGGTGGCAGCAATGTCTACGACGGCCGGGCCTTCACTGAAAAGCCAGCCATGGGCGACGGCCGGTTCCAATTCGCCTTCTACGGTTTGCCCCAGGCCAATATCGCCCTGGATTTCGGCATCAATGTCTTCAGCCGCCTGGCCGCCGCCGGAAGTTTCGCCGGGGGTCTCAGGGTCGGAACTGGCTGGCGCGCTGCTGTCGGCAGTGAGCAGTTCGGCTTCGACCGTTTCTGCGGCGACGTTGGTGGGGCAGAGGGCGATGGGGTCTTGCAGCAGACAGCCGCCCAGGGCAGCTTGCGCGTCCAACGGGATCAGGTCTAGCAGGCGGTTTAGGCTGTTTTCCAGCCCTTCGCGGCTGGCCGCCAACACAACAACGGTGCGACGGCCGTCTTCATCTTCGGCCAACACAATCAACGACGTACCGGCCATTTGCACGTTGCCCAACGCGGATTGAATCAGACGCAGCTCTGGCTCGGCGGTGGCGTCGTCTGCTGCATCGGCATCGTCTGGCTCGGCATCGGCGGCGTCATCGGCCAACTGTTTCTCCTGAGCGGCAGTGAGGATGGGCGGCTCTATGGTCAGGCTGACGCCAGCCGAGGCCAGGATGTCGGCCACGTCGTCGGCCTGGTTGTAGAGACCCAGGTACAATACGTCGTGGTTGGGCTGTGGCTCAACCGCCAGGTCCAGCGCGATGTCCGCCCGGCGGAAGGCGTCTTGCAGGGCGATGATGTTGTCGAACGCCCCTGCGCCCAGGTCTGGTTGGCCGGTGTAAACCAGGTTAACCGACGGCCCGTAGAAATAGGGGAAGTCGGTCAGAGTCACCTGCCGCGCCATTGGTTCGGTGAGGAAGTCGGCGATGTGGGCGATGAAGCGGCTGTTGTCGTAAACGGTGACATAGGGATTGTTGAGGAAATGGACATCGCCCAGAGCCAGCACACGGCCGTCGCGCCCAGATGCAGCGACCGCCAGACCACCAGGCCGGTCGGTGGCCGATGACCAGGTGTTGTTGTCGGCGATGATGAGGGGCACGGCCGTTGGCCCCACCTGTAACGATTGGGCGCTGTAGAAAGCGAGTTGGGTCACGCTGTCCAGCAGAGGGTTTTCGGAACGGCCGTCTTGCCGCAGAATGATATTACGGAAATTGCCTTCATTTTCTACGGTGTTATACAGATAATCGCCGTTAAAAATCAGGTCGAACTCATTCGCCAGACTGTTCAACGGAATGCGGTCGGTATCCAGTTGATAAGTGAACGAGAACAAGTCTGTTTCGTCGAATATAACCTCAAAGCGCGTCGGGTCGCCCACCAGCAGCAGCCGTCCACCCCGATCCACAAAGCGGGTCAGGGCTTGAATTTCGGCCAGGCTAAAAGCCTCCAGAGGGGTGATGGTGATGAAGGCGGATACCGGGCGCAGTTGGCGGGCCAGGTCGCCCCCGGTGTAGTGCAGCAGTTCAAACCCACGAGAAGATAAACGGCCGTCCAGGTGGCTAATATCATCCAATGTGAAGCTGTTGCGATGGGCTTCGTCCAATAAAATCAGGCCGCTGCCCACAACCGGCTCATCTACAAAGGCAAAAGAGGCCGGCGTGGGGACCGCCTGAATCTCAACCGCCTGAAACAGCGGCACGGCCGGCCGGTCTACCCGCGCCAGCCGGTTAAACTGCCCGTACCGCACCACCGAAGGAGCCAACAGCAGGGCAAAAAAAATGATAACGAGGAGAATCGCTTTACGCATAGTTCAACCTTATGACAAGTATCTGTCGCCAAAAACAGCCAGAAACGCTCAGCTAATTAATTGCCGGCAAAGGGTTCCACGTGGCGGTAATAGAGACCGGGGGCCAGATTGCTGGGCGCAGCCCAAAGACGGGCGACATCCAATGGTTCCACGCGCACGGCCGTTGCCAATCCGGCCACGTTAGGGAAAGCCAGCGGATACAACTCCAGCGTGTCGTAGCCACGAATACCGGCCAATTCAGCCGCGCGGCGCACCACCTCTTCGTTAGCCGCCAGACCGTCAATCATGCCAAATTCCAATGCTTGCACGCCGGTATACACTTCGGCGCGCGACAACGTCTGGCGATCAATGGTCAGGCGGTCGCCGCGCCCTGTTTCCACAGCCTGCAAAAAAGCAAATTTGGCCCGCTCAATCTGGCGAACCGCGCCATCGCGTGTGCCGCCAAAGGCTTTGAATGGGCCAGTGGTCAGCAAATCTTCTTCGATAAACACATCGCCGGGCAAGAAGGCAATCACGCCAATGCTGCCCACGCTAGAAGTGGGTTTGGCGTAGATTTCATCGGCGGCGGCGGCCATGTAGTAGGCGCCGCTGGCGGCCAGCAAATCAATGGAAGCCACGACCGGCATCTGGCGGCGCGTCTCTAATACATCCAAAAAAAGCTCTTCGCTGTAGGCGGCCGAACCGCCGGGGCTGTTAATCACCAGGACGACGGCTTTGATGGCCGGGTCTTGCCGGGCATAAGCCAACTGCTCGGTAATCTCGAAGGCGGTATCGCTGGCAATATCATAACTGAGACGAATGACGCCAATTTGGGGTTTAGGGACGATACGGGGGGCGGCCAAAATGCCCAGGCCCAACGGGAGAAGCACAACCAGAATGAGAAGCAAGATAATGGTTAACGGGGAACGATCTGATCTGTTACTTTCATCCATAGAACACCTTTGTTGTTTGGCGCAGGGCTTACGCCGGCACGTTTATTGGTCATTTGAAGACCGTATTCCCTTTGCTCGTCGCAGTGCAGGATATACGAGTACCGTAACCTGAAGTGGGTAATCCGTAGTCCGTATTCAGTAATCCGTAGTCCGACGGCGTTTGCCATAGGCAGCGCCCTTCAGAATACCGAATACGGATACTAGAAAGCAGCGCCGATCCTGCCAATTTAAGGGGTAAGGATAGCATGGAGACAGGTCCGTCGCAACACCTGTTCCCTGCCGCGCGGCGGGAATACGGCCGTTGTCAACAACTTTACCCATTCAAAGATAAACTGTTGGCTTCTATGACAGCTAGAATGGCTTATGTTAGAATGCAGATATGCCATCGTGGCTCATTCTGGCATTGTATTATCCATGCATATCACACATTTGTCTTTGACCAATTTTCGCAATTACGGCCGTCTCGAACTAGACTTGGCGGCCGGTCCTACCCTGTTGCATGGCAACAACGCCCAAGGCAAGACCAACTTACTGGAAGCCATCTACTACCTGGCGACCACTCGTTCGCCTCAAGCCGAACAGGACCAGCAGCTCATCCATTGGGAAGCCACCCATACCGAAGAACCCATTGTCGTTGGACGTATTCAAGCCCAACTGTCCACCCAAAGCGGCCCCCGGCAGGTTGAAATGCGCCTGATTCTGGAACAGAGCCAGACCGCCCAGCCGGGCAAAACCAGCTTCCGGCGTGAAGTTCTGGTAGACCGGCGTAAGGTACGGCTGATGGATCTGTTGGGCCACCTGCGCGTTGTGCTGTTTTTGCCGGAAGACATTCAGTTGATCAGCGGTTCGCCCAGCCAGCGCCGCCGCTATCTCGACATCACCTTATGCCAGGTGGACCCCGTTTACTGCCGTCATCTGGCCGATTACAACAAAATTTTAGAGCAGCGCAATGCCCTGCTGCGCCAGATTGCCGAAGGAAGCGGATCAGTAGAAGTGCTGCCCGTTTTTACCGAACGGCTGGTGAAGTTGGGCAGCCACGTTTTTGCGCGCCGCGCCGCGTTTTTGCACCAGATTTCCCGCGAGGCGCAGCGCATTCATTACGAAGAGCTAACCGATGGCGGCGAGACGATTCGCCTGCACTATTTGCCGCGACTGGAAAGCAAAGAGATGGCGCAAAATGGCTCGCTGGCGGCATTGACCCAGGCCGGCCAATGGCTGCAAGAGAAGCAGCGCAGTCTGGCAGCGGTCGAAGAGCGGTTTAGCCAGGCAGTGGACGCCGCCCGGCAGGCAGACATGGCGCGGGGCAGCACCAGTGTGGGACCCCACCGGGATGAGTGGTATTTCCAGTTGAACGGCCGTCACCTGGGCAGTTATGGCTCACGTGGGCAGCAGCGCACAGCCATCCTGGCCCTGAAAATGGCCGAAATCAACTGGATGACCCAAACAAGCGGTGATGCGCCCATCTTGCTGCTAGACGAAGTTGTGGCAGAATTAGATGAACAGCGGCGCGCGCTGTTATTGGCTTACGTACTTAGAGTGAACCAGGCTCTCCTGACCGCCACCGATCCTACCATGTTTACTCAGAGTTTTTTACGACAGGCCGCCAGCTTTACGGTGGCAAACGGCCGTGTACAACTTAATGGCAATGTATAATCAAGACTCGATAAACTTCCGAAAACCTGTCAGTTCTACAAGAGAAGTGGTTGTGAAAAGACCTGGACATCTTTACGAAGCCCAAGACACGGTACTCATTATTGACGACAGCCCGGAAAACCGGCTCCTGCTCTCTTCCCAATTGGGTATGGAAGGTTACCAGATTTTACAAGCCCAAGACGGTCACGAGGGTTTGAACATCGCTCGGGCAACCGACCCAGACATTATCCTCCTTGACGTGATGATGCCCGACATCAGTGGCTTCGACGTTTGTAAACAGCTAAAAACGGACAGCCAAACGCATCTCACACCGGTGATCATGGTTACAGCCCTGCGCGACATCAAACACCGCATCGAAGGCATTGAGGCCGGCGCCGACGAATTTTTGTCACGGCCGCACAACCGGGAAGAGCTTCTTGTCCGTGTGCGCACCCTCATCCGCCTGAAACGCGCCAGGGTTGGGTTGGAAGAAGAGCGCAACCGCTTGCAGCTTCTTTACGACATCAGTCAGGCCATCAGCGCCGAATTAGACCCGGACATCTTGATGGCGACCATCATTGACAAAACCCAAAAAGCGGTGGGAGCCACCAAGGGCAACATCATGCTGCTGAACGAAACCGGCCAGGTGGACCACAAATTCCTTGTTCGCGCCGGTTCGCCCGTAGAAATCAGTGATCGCGTTACTCAGGAAGTAATGACGCGCGGTTTGGGCGGTTGGTTGATTCGCCACAAGCGGGGTGACATTATCGAAGACATTCAACAGGACGACCGCTGGATTACCCTGCCGGACGATCCCTTAGAAGAAGGCTCGGCCATTGGAGTTCCCCTGTTAAGTCCGAAACAAGTCGTGGGTGTCATCATCTTAAACCACCCACAGACCGGCTATTTTCATAAGCAACACCTCTCCTTGCTGGAAACCATTGGCACATCGGTAGCCGCGGCGCTGGAAAATGCCAACTACTTCACGGAAATCAGCGAAGAACGGCGTAAATTGGGTGCAATCTTGACCCAATCCACCGATGCCATCTTCACGACCGACGAGCAGTGGCATATTTCGCGCATCAACCATGCCGCCGAGCGGCTCTTTGGCGTAGATGCCCAGGAAGTGACCCACAAATCCATCCGCGACGTGCCGGAGCTTCATCTGCTGCTGCCTATTTTTGAGAACGCAGCCAGCCGCGTTGCCCCCGAAGAGGTGCAGCTTAAAAACGGCAAGACGTTGTACGCCAGCATCTCGGCCATTCAAGAAGTTGGCTACGCGGCCGTCATTCAGGACGTGACTGAGTTCAAGAAGATTGAGGAGATGCGGTTGGCCGAAGAACGGCGCGAACAGCAGCTCTTAAAAGAGACGTTTTCGCGCTATATGGGGCAGCGTCTTGTGGAACATGTGATGTCTCATGAACCCGGTTTGCTGTCGCGGCGTGAGCGCCGCCGGGCGGTGGTGATGTTTGCCGATCTACGCAATTGGACCAGCGGCATGATCATGAAAATTGAGCCAAACGAGGCCATTAACCAACTGAATGAGTTTTTTACGCAGATGATGGAAATTGCCGTGAAATATGATGGCACAGTCTTCGAGCTAACGGGCGACGAAATTCTGGTAGGTTTTAACGCGCCATTCGACCAGCCAGACGCGCCGCTGCGCGCTATGCAAACGGCCGTCACCATGCAGCGCGACTTTAACGTCCTGCGCCGGGGCTGGTATGAGCAGGCCGGCACCGAGTTGGGTCTGGGCATCGGCGTGGATTTGGGCGAAGTGGTGTTGGGCAATGTGGGGGCAGAATCACGTATGAGCTACCGGATGGTGGGGGAACCGATGAACACCGCCCACCGCCTGGTAGACCTGGCCGAAGATGGACAAATCATCATCTCGCAGGTGGTTTACCAGGCGTTACAAGACATCGCGCCTCAGTTTGCACAGCAAACACCCTTCGAGCGAATTGGTCCGATTGCCTTGAAAGGGATTTCGCCGCCGCAAATTTTGTACCGCACGGCCGTTGCCCGCACACCGATCCGGGACCTGATCTGAGCAGCGCCAGGTTTTTATCCTCGCAAAGGTCATAACCTGACATCTTTGTCACCTTATCAGATGTCACCTTGTCCGCTCATTAACGGCCGTTTCCCCGGCATCCCCGGTCGGCGAGGATAAACAGCCGGCGTGGGCGCAATTTTGGGCACAACGACCAGGTAATGGGGCTTCTCCTGCCCCACAGAGGGCGCCGGCGTCAGAGCAGCTGCGCCGCCGCCCAACACGCGAATGGCCGCGGAAGCGGCAGCCGTTTCCGCGGCCGCCGCTTCCCCTTTTTGCGCCAACATGTGCCCACCTACCCGGCACAATGGCAGCAAATACTCGGCCAACACCCGCATCTCAGCCACGGCGCGGGCCACAGCCCAATCATACTGCTCCCGATGGTCGCCCATCTGTCCCAGATTCTCCGCCCGCTCCACCAACACAACCACATCATCAAAACCCAATTCTGCCGCCACCACCAGCAGAAAGTCCGTTTTTTTAGCCACGCTTTCCACCAGCGTCAATTGCAGTTCCGGGTAGAGGATTTTCAGCGGCAGCCCCGGAAAGCCAGCGCCTGTGCCTACGTCTATGAGCACACGGCCGTTCAAATCCCCGGTCACCAGAGCGCAGGTCAACGAATCGAGGAAATGGCGCTGCTGAATGGCTTCGGGTTGGCGCACGGCCGTTAGATTCAGCCGCTCATTCCATTCCAGCAGCAGCGCCAGATAACACGCAAATTGGGCCAACTGCACGGCCGTTAACGGCCGCCCCCAGGCGGCCGCTTGCGCAGCTAACAGGGCGACGGCGGTCATCGGCTGCGCTCCAGGCGCTTCAATTCTGCGTCAATGATATACGTGTCGTACTGCTCGCCGCCAAAATGGGCCGGTGTAAAGCCAATCCAATTTTGCTGCATCCGATAATCGCCGCGCACGTACAACGTCGCCAGCGGCGCTT of the Candidatus Leptovillus gracilis genome contains:
- a CDS encoding response regulator transcription factor — encoded protein: MSQTILIVDDDTALAKTIEHILLRSAYKTLVAYTAEDGLDLARTAAPDLALLDVMVPSMGGWELCRQIRSFTDIPIIFLTALGSVDNVVRGLEMGADDYIVKPFDQAEILARVMAHLRRSGGKDKARAVSRYELADGELIVDLATHEVFVAGAIVELTPREFDLLVVLAEHTGRVVKTEELARQAWQMSDVAAIDNVKPYIHYLRKKIEADPAAPRWIKTVRGVGYRLAAE
- the recF gene encoding DNA replication/repair protein RecF; translation: MSLTNFRNYGRLELDLAAGPTLLHGNNAQGKTNLLEAIYYLATTRSPQAEQDQQLIHWEATHTEEPIVVGRIQAQLSTQSGPRQVEMRLILEQSQTAQPGKTSFRREVLVDRRKVRLMDLLGHLRVVLFLPEDIQLISGSPSQRRRYLDITLCQVDPVYCRHLADYNKILEQRNALLRQIAEGSGSVEVLPVFTERLVKLGSHVFARRAAFLHQISREAQRIHYEELTDGGETIRLHYLPRLESKEMAQNGSLAALTQAGQWLQEKQRSLAAVEERFSQAVDAARQADMARGSTSVGPHRDEWYFQLNGRHLGSYGSRGQQRTAILALKMAEINWMTQTSGDAPILLLDEVVAELDEQRRALLLAYVLRVNQALLTATDPTMFTQSFLRQAASFTVANGRVQLNGNV
- a CDS encoding S49 family peptidase — translated: MDESNRSDRSPLTIILLLILVVLLPLGLGILAAPRIVPKPQIGVIRLSYDIASDTAFEITEQLAYARQDPAIKAVVLVINSPGGSAAYSEELFLDVLETRRQMPVVASIDLLAASGAYYMAAAADEIYAKPTSSVGSIGVIAFLPGDVFIEEDLLTTGPFKAFGGTRDGAVRQIERAKFAFLQAVETGRGDRLTIDRQTLSRAEVYTGVQALEFGMIDGLAANEEVVRRAAELAGIRGYDTLELYPLAFPNVAGLATAVRVEPLDVARLWAAPSNLAPGLYYRHVEPFAGN
- the lgt gene encoding prolipoprotein diacylglyceryl transferase, whose protein sequence is MLDGIQIDPIAFTIPIGDGFAIYWYGILVTAGILAGIWWASREIEKRGQSVDDLLNAAILVIFSGYIFARLTYVLLDMIDGGQYTSFMDIINIRQGGVNILGGFVGAAVVGTVYVQWRRLKFWHYADVAGPALLLAQAIGRWGNFINQELYGPPTTLPWGILIETPHRIAPYNNLATYPLETRFHPTFLYESIVLFIGFGLLVWLNGRYRDVWATGTLFGLFLAWWGGNRAWIELFRPDQTAVGSTFITYSMLAALGLALVGVWIVLSRNDRLPAFLDRKKSRVYKPKPRREAGR
- the rsmG gene encoding 16S rRNA (guanine(527)-N(7))-methyltransferase RsmG; translation: MTAVALLAAQAAAWGRPLTAVQLAQFACYLALLLEWNERLNLTAVRQPEAIQQRHFLDSLTCALVTGDLNGRVLIDVGTGAGFPGLPLKILYPELQLTLVESVAKKTDFLLVVAAELGFDDVVVLVERAENLGQMGDHREQYDWAVARAVAEMRVLAEYLLPLCRVGGHMLAQKGEAAAAETAAASAAIRVLGGGAAALTPAPSVGQEKPHYLVVVPKIAPTPAVYPRRPGMPGKRPLMSGQGDI
- a CDS encoding response regulator; the encoded protein is MKRPGHLYEAQDTVLIIDDSPENRLLLSSQLGMEGYQILQAQDGHEGLNIARATDPDIILLDVMMPDISGFDVCKQLKTDSQTHLTPVIMVTALRDIKHRIEGIEAGADEFLSRPHNREELLVRVRTLIRLKRARVGLEEERNRLQLLYDISQAISAELDPDILMATIIDKTQKAVGATKGNIMLLNETGQVDHKFLVRAGSPVEISDRVTQEVMTRGLGGWLIRHKRGDIIEDIQQDDRWITLPDDPLEEGSAIGVPLLSPKQVVGVIILNHPQTGYFHKQHLSLLETIGTSVAAALENANYFTEISEERRKLGAILTQSTDAIFTTDEQWHISRINHAAERLFGVDAQEVTHKSIRDVPELHLLLPIFENAASRVAPEEVQLKNGKTLYASISAIQEVGYAAVIQDVTEFKKIEEMRLAEERREQQLLKETFSRYMGQRLVEHVMSHEPGLLSRRERRRAVVMFADLRNWTSGMIMKIEPNEAINQLNEFFTQMMEIAVKYDGTVFELTGDEILVGFNAPFDQPDAPLRAMQTAVTMQRDFNVLRRGWYEQAGTELGLGIGVDLGEVVLGNVGAESRMSYRMVGEPMNTAHRLVDLAEDGQIIISQVVYQALQDIAPQFAQQTPFERIGPIALKGISPPQILYRTAVARTPIRDLI
- a CDS encoding sulfatase produces the protein MKKPDIVLIVLDTQRADRIGAYGYKPDLTPNLDRFANRGVVFEQAVSPAQWTIPSHASLFSGLYPTAHQVTQSSHTLSPDIPHLAEVLSDAGYQTIGFCNNPLVGILNNGFKRGFQTFYNYGGAFPSLPKSASPWPAPVDQLIEWYTQFLRRISYPVQNFFGRSDLAFRLSLNSWTTPLWSKLANFKGQNARSVRDVSQFLREREKQETERPLFLFLNLMETHLPFWPPGDVVDRVLPYFRHSKEARDIMRTWNREAYRWAAPLAEPLGELESRVLNDMYDAEVAYQDDYLGELLGVLNGRSQHADTLTIIVADHGDGLGDHQHFGHAFVAYQELVHVPLMMQWPRRLSPNQRLATPVSTRRVFHTILDAAGRLPEKANLDPVRVHGLTLLNTVDGRDPEQGTAYSEIYPPLNFVQAIESRQPQLLTQFRCLSPRRAVVQASGETTLKLVQVDAIPDALFNLAADPLELDNVMSAQTAETAVLNQAIERLANNLERQRDTLSAGAEIEMDEQLRQQLRALGYIE